One genomic window of Tetrapisispora phaffii CBS 4417 chromosome 13, complete genome includes the following:
- the DBF4 gene encoding protein serine/threonine kinase activating protein DBF4 (similar to Saccharomyces cerevisiae DBF4 (YDR052C); ancestral locus Anc_3.299) — MISPTKLAHRSPLKATDANAHTNTDTHANLKTKNVDITSAMENVKPVLKKRSLEKLEQINNNDPRKRPKIERNRSIEGAVVHINGINAKIDKFNDQTDNTNNDANKSTNNANKNTNSKQNKVSLNELLEWQNNWKKIMKRESKIYFDTTDDTDISKYMKIKLEKKRDLLRKGFAFLGAQITQFFDTSVTIVITRRSTEKIYLLQDTDVLSRAKKNYMKVWNYEKSTRFLKNLDVHLDQLEKSKNSLLHTTTSLSNLLQNEKLYGPSDRDPRTKRDDVHYFKHSYIYMYDLWQTWAPILTLEWKPQELADINNLPYPTLKYGTFGRCPFIGDGACDEMSYKRVVKRYTRDKSNKSYALRLRQLYQYHAEPNADKTQFVVIPHICLDSKQCYDKWQQLLTVSYSKNDIEQKAGEDLKQLTDHSHTNTADQLVEEDTTKGTPTVNEIETEKKNEDREDSKVTSLLPDKDENEDYITQANEPGETNWKEPLQLPDRKSLSTLSLNHQKLLGTLTRQETEEFPNDLCNSKVVNRFPQEIRASGVHQSNDVATSFGNGLGPTKSSVMSKNLKSLSRFVVDRKLGVKSNTNNQFVSTNKVHENTGASNTNPNLDEEKNNQKLQNNQKSQNNQNDNDEASTASKALTKKTATTKIQQQHQQQQTKEPAIMKNSGYCENCRVKYERLDMHINSERHQSFAQNEMNFESIDSLISKLHFQF, encoded by the coding sequence ATGATATCACCTACAAAATTAGCTCACAGATCTCCATTGAAAGCAACTGACGCAAACGCTCACACAAATACAGATACGCATGCTAATTTGAAGACTAAGAATGTTGATATAACTAGTGCGATGGAAAACGTAAAGCCTGTTCTTAAAAAAAGGTCATTGGAAAAACTGgaacaaataaacaataatgatCCTAGAAAAAGACCTAAAATTGAACGAAATAGATCAATTGAAGGTGCAGTGGTACATATTAATGGAATCAATGCAAAGATAGATAAATTTAACGATCAAACCGATAATACTAATAATGATGCTAATAAAAGTACTAATAAtgctaataaaaatactaATAGTAAGCAAAATAAAGTATCGTTGAATGAATTACTGGAATGGCAAaataattggaaaaaaattatgaaaagggaatcaaaaatatatttcgaCACCACTGATGATACTGATATTAGTAAATACATGAAAATTAAATTGGAGAAAAAGAGAGATTTATTGAGGAAAGGGTTTGCATTCTTAGGAGCTCAAATTAcacaattttttgatactAGTGTTACGATAGTCATTACAAGAAGATCGactgaaaaaatatatctattaCAAGATACTGATGTGTTGTCAAGAGccaagaaaaattatatgaaaGTTTGGAATTATGAAAAATCAACTAGATTCTTGAAAAACTTAGACGTACATCTAGATCAacttgaaaaatcaaaaaacaGTTTGTTGCATACAACAACATCGCTatctaatttattacaaaatgaaaaattatacgGTCCATCAGATAGAGATCCAAGAACAAAAAGAGATGATgttcattattttaaacattcatatatttacatGTATGATCTATGGCAGACATGGGCACCTATACTAACATTAGAATGGAAACCTCAAGAATTAGCAGATATTAATAACCTTCCGTATCCAACTTTAAAATATGGTACTTTCGGAAGATGCCCATTCATTGGGGATGGTGCATGTGACGAAATGTCCTATAAGCGTGTAGTGAAAAGGTACACGCgtgataaatcaaataaatcatatGCATTAAGATTAAGACAGTTATATCAGTATCATGCTGAACCAAATGCTGATAAAACCCAGTTCGTGGTTATCCCACATATTTGCTTAGACTCTAAACAGTGTTACGATAAATGGCAACAGCTTTTGACAGTCTCATATTCCAAGAATGATATTGAACAAAAGGCTGGGGAAGATTTAAAACAGTTAACTGATCATTCTCATACAAATACAGCAGATCAATTGGTTGAAGAAGATACTACAAAAGGAACGCCTACTGTTAATGAGATAGAAACCgaaaaaaagaatgaaGATCGTGAAGATTCTAAAGTGACTAGCTTACTTCCTgataaagatgaaaatgaagattaTATTACGCAGGCAAATGAACCTGGTGAAACAAATTGGAAAGAGCCTTTACAACTTCCAGACAGAAAAAGTTTAAGTACCCTTTCACTTAACCATCAGAAGCTATTAGGCACATTAACTAGACAAGAAACTGAAGAATTTCCAAACGATCTATGTAATTCAAAAGTTGTTAATAGATTTCCACAAGAGATTAGAGCAAGTGGTGTTCATCAGTCTAATGACGTGGCTACCTCATTTGGAAATGGTCTTGGGCCAACAAAATCTAGTGTCATGAGCAAAAACTTGAAATCATTAAGTAGATTTGTCGTCGATCGTAAACTTGGAGTTAAATCAAATACGAACAACCAATTTGTGTCAACTAACAAGGTACATGAGAATACAGGAGCTTCCAATACAAATCCAAATTTagatgaagaaaagaataatcaaaagttacaaaataatcaaaagtCACAAAATAATCAGAATGATAATGACGAAGCATCCACAGCAAGTAAAGCGTTAACCAAAAAAACTGcaacaacaaaaatacaacaacagcatcaacaacaacaaactAAAGAACCTGCAATTATGAAAAATTCTGGATATTGTGAAAACTGTCGTGTTAAATACGAAAGATTAGATATGCATATTAATTCAGAAAGACATCAATCATTTGCtcaaaatgaaatgaaTTTTGAATCCATTGATAGCTTGATCTCCAAATtacattttcaattctaa
- the CDC34 gene encoding SCF E2 ubiquitin-protein ligase catalytic subunit CDC34 (similar to Saccharomyces cerevisiae CDC34 (YDR054C); ancestral locus Anc_3.301) — protein sequence MSNRKSTAASLLLRQYRELTDPKKSIPSFHINLEDDSNIFVWNIGVMVLNEESIYHGGYFKAQMRFPDDFPFSPPQFRFTPAIYHPNVYRDGRLCISILHQSGDPMTDELDAETWSPVQSVESVLISIVSLLEDPNISSPANVDAAVDYRKNPEQYKQRIKMEVERSKQDIPKGFVMPVSGNLAYISVNNLSGYNTSNGNLNINTTTNQQQQKQKQQQQSSNNNENISNNQNHNGNQIQNNSTLVSHDSINTPGDQDNRLSNSDNNGNNSIYNSINTIHNSNSTSVQGNIANITHNLADNFWYDSDLDEDDNVDVDNNMGGDDDIYGDDINDGTYNNSTTDNDKRNQEALIYGKENDDIYNYKGNFEDDEDEDIGYYNDNDDEDDSVDNESVMDRKQPKTQTQIWKKNKKLSNEYNAHQWRRYRLFVIKINRFVF from the coding sequence ATGAGTAACCGCAAAAGCACAGCTGCTAGTCTATTGTTACGACAATATAGGGAGCTGACAGATCCAAAGAAGTCTATACCTTCTTTTCATATTAATCTAGAAGATGATTcgaatatttttgtttggAATATTGGTGTTATGGTGTTAAATGAGGAGTCTATTTATCATGGTGGTTATTTCAAAGCTCAAATGAGATTCCCGGATGACTTCCCATTTTCTCCTCCACAGTTTAGATTCACCCCTGCTATTTATCATCCAAATGTTTATAGGGACGGTAGGCTATGTATTTCCATTCTTCATCAATCTGGTGACCCAATGACAGATGAACTAGATGCAGAAACGTGGTCCCCGGTGCAATCCGTTGAGAGTGTTTTGATCTCGATCGTTTCTTTGTTGGAAGatccaaatatttcttcCCCTGCAAATGTCGATGCAGCTGTCGATTATAGAAAGAATCCGGAACAATACAAGCAAAGAATCAAAATGGAGGTTGAAAGATCAAAACAAGATATTCCAAAAGGTTTTGTTATGCCGGTCAGTGGCAATCTCGCTTATATCTCAGTTAATAATCTTTCAGGTTATAATACTTCTAATGGAAActtgaatataaataccaCAACAAACCAACAACAGCAAAAGCAaaagcagcagcagcaatCATCCAACAACAATGAGAATATATCCAATAATCAAAACCATAATGgaaatcaaattcaaaacaatAGCACACTCGTAAGTCATGATAGCATTAATACACCAGGTGACCAAGATAACCGTCTCAGTAACAGtgataataatggtaataacAGCATATACAACAGCATAAACACAATTCATAATTCTAACTCAACTTCGGTTCAAGGAAATATTGCAAATATTACACATAATTTGGCTGATAATTTTTGGTATGATAGTGATttagatgaagatgataatGTGGATGTAGATAACAACATGGGAGGTGATGATGACATTTATGGTGACGATATCAATGACGGCACTTATAATAACAGTACTActgataatgataaacGAAATCAAGAAGCCTTGATATATGGAAAGGagaatgatgatatttacAACTATAAAGgtaattttgaagatgatgaagatgaagacaTCGGCTATTACAATGATAATGACGATGAAGATGATAGTGTTGATAATGAAAGTGTCATGGATAGAAAGCAACCAAAAACACAGACGCAGATTTggaagaagaacaaaaaattgTCCAATGAATATAATGCCCATCAATGGCGTCGATATCGACTTTTCgttatcaaaattaatcgctttgttttttaa
- the TPHA0M01290 gene encoding uncharacterized protein (similar to Saccharomyces cerevisiae ECM33 (YBR078W) and PST1 (YDR055W); ancestral locus Anc_3.302) → MKFSNVLVSGAILSSAASAASTTKSIPSSCTINSSKATATAQTDLDAFSGCETLVGDLTITGDLGNAAIATVKKIEGSLKVFNATNLNTLAADALEEVTDSLILQQLTILYSASFGSLSSVDSIQLVTLPALQTFTSTLESASEIIISDTSLESIEGFSNLQTVSTFNINNNKYLTEIDSSLKNITTSLILSSNNKETEASFDDLTWANNITISAVASLSFESLKKVNASFSVLNNTIDSLDLSKLTTVGGSLSFEENNDLTSLDCKNLTTVGGALVIGNNTDLTNIDGFANVTTIAGALEVIGSFHNLDLSSLKSVKGGADIETTATNFTCSAIDKLHSNGVIEGDSYQCSVPVSSSSSSSSSSSTSASSSSTHSSTMKTSTTSGASSSSRSLTSHGAAVGSFENASFVSIFYAIAAVLVSLL, encoded by the coding sequence atgaaattctCAAACGTTTTAGTTTCCGGTGCTATTTTATCATCTGCAGCTTCAGCTGCAAGTACAACAAAATCGATCCCATCCTCATGTACTatcaattcatcaaaagCAACTGCAACTGCTCAAACGGATTTAGACGCTTTCTCAGGTTGTGAAACTTTGGTTGGTGATTTGACAATCACTGGTGATCTAGGTAACGCTGCTATCGCCACTGTTAAGAAAATTGAAGGTTctttaaaagtttttaaCGCTACAAACTTGAATACTTTAGCTGCCGATGCTTTAGAAGAAGTTACCGATAGTTTGATCTTACAACAATTaactattttatattctgcTTCCTTCGGTTCATTATCCTCAGTCGATTCTATCCAATTGGTTACTTTGCCGGCTCTTCAAACTTTCACCTCCACATTGGAAAGTGCAAGCGAAATTATCATTTCTGATACTAGTTTGGAATCCATCGAAGGTTTCTCAAACTTACAAACTGTTAGTACTTTTAACattaacaataacaaatatttaactGAAATCGATTCATCTTTGAAAAACATCACAACTTCcttaattttatcttcaaataataaagaaactgAAGCTTCTTTTGATGATTTAACTTGGGCAAACAATATTACTATCAGTGCTGTCGCTTCTTTATCTTTCGAAAGTTTAAAGAAGGTTAATGCTTCTTTCTCTGTTTTGAATAACACCATTGACTCTTTGgatttatctaaattaaCTACTGTCGGTGGTTCTTTATCATTCGAAGAAAACAATGACCTAACTTCTTTAGACTGCAAAAACTTAACTACTGTTGGTGGTGCTTTAGTTATCGGTAACAACACTGATTTAACAAACATCGATGGTTTCGCTAATGTTACCACCATCGCTGGTGCTTTAGAAGTTATTGGTTCTTTCCACAACTTAGATTTATCTTCCTTAAAGTCTGTAAAAGGTGGTGCCGATATCGAAACGACTGCTACTAACTTCACATGCTCTGCTATCGACAAACTACATTCTAATGGTGTCATCGAAGGTGATTCTTACCAATGTTCTGTTCcagtttcttcttcaaGTTCCAGTTCCAGTTCCAGTTCCACCTCTGCCTCAAGTAGTTCTACCCATTCTTCCACAATGAAAACTTCCACTACTTCTGGTGCTTCTAGTTCTTCTCGTTCTTTAACTTCTCACGGTGCTGCCGTTGGTTCTTTCGAAAATGCTTCTTTCGTTAGCATTTTCTATGCCATTGCCGCCGTTCTGGTATCTttactttaa
- the ECM8 gene encoding Ecm8p (similar to Saccharomyces cerevisiae ECM8 (YBR076W); ancestral locus Anc_3.297), whose translation MQAGSLSFANNNNNYVDRWIDLSSSFFDETHYNNNNNRQNTSSIFSLTNDIGSRPNTSKSSFSTNLFILKDKTNISINSSDYSSVRRKPRRPDTIEKISKHPLVNSFPVLEQEQNAVTNQINEKKQVFYDISKLFLICKHSILRLNSNSSSNEEESLNPNSNSTFNSTSRTNSTNFKSLIFLPRCFQHHQMKKWMKERYKDQGYSIKKNYKCPPSACERSTQPNAINNFNNNSYNMLSYRYLRYQSDNYQNNKRVKELLCRYCHGVNWLPCESYFKHLFYAHGIMSEINRYTYSDDCCNILSIEKIRTSEFLTCFKQNLKIKEFSRNIFAIVETKLIPEPLKFYSSTINGGFKRMHALCPHCSTWIRLGWCEHDKIMNEEEVYLKNVNTIRNLNNAYYDIFNDNSSLSFIQRRERNKIEGLYENYFRHYIECNYGRFQNRCLYIDIKISPSV comes from the coding sequence ATGCAAGCTGGCTCATTATCATTtgctaataataataataattatgtTGACCGTTGGATTGATTTGAGTTCCAGTTTTTTCGATGAAACtcattataataataataataataggCAAAACACTTCCTCTATTTTTTCCTTAACGAATGACATCGGTAGTAGACCAAATACTTCGaaatcttcattttcaaccAACCTATTTATTCTAAAAGACAAGACTAACATATCGATCAATAGCTCTGACTACAGTTCTGTTAGAAGAAAACCAAGACGTCCAGATACTATTGAAAAGATATCAAAACATCCCTTGGTTAATAGTTTTCCAGTTTTagaacaagaacaaaatGCTGTAACTAACcaaattaatgaaaaaaaacaagTATTTTATGACATCTcgaaattatttttaatttgtaaGCATAGTATTTTACGATTGAACTCAAATTCTAGCtcaaatgaagaagaaagttTAAATCCAAACTCTAATTCAACTTTTAATTCTACTTCAAGaacaaattcaacaaaCTTTAAAAGCTTGATTTTTCTACCAAGGTGCTTTCAACACCatcaaatgaagaaatgGATGAAGGAGAGATATAAAGATCAAGGTTAtagtattaaaaaaaattataagtGCCCTCCATCTGCCTGCGAACGCTCTACTCAACCTAATGccatcaataattttaataataacagtTATAACATGTTGTCCTATAGATATTTAAGGTACCAAAGTGATAActatcaaaataataaaagagtAAAAGAATTGCTATGCAGATATTGTCATGGAGTTAATTGGTTACCTTGTgaatcatattttaaacaTTTGTTTTATGCTCATGGGATTATGTCAGAAATAAACAGATATACTTATTCAGATGATTGTTGTAACATTTTatctattgaaaaaatcaGAACCAGTGAATTTTTAACATGCTTTAAACAGaatctaaaaataaaagaattttcaCGAAATATTTTTGCAATTGTTGAGACTAAATTAATCCCTGAACCTTTGAAGTTTTATTCAAGCACTATTAATGGTGGATTTAAAAGAATGCACGCACTGTGTCCTCATTGTTCGACTTGGATTCGTTTAGGTTGGTGTGAACATGACAAGATAATGAATGAAGAGGAAGTGTACttgaaaaatgttaataCTATcagaaatttaaataatgcttattatgatatttttaatgataattcaaGTTTAAGTTTTATTCAGAGAAGAGAAAGAAACAAGATCGAAGGCTTAtatgaaaattattttagaCATTACATTGAATGTAATTATGGAAGATTCCAAAATAGATgcttatatatagatataaaaatatctcCTTCtgtataa
- the SLM4 gene encoding Slm4p (similar to Saccharomyces cerevisiae SLM4 (YBR077C); ancestral locus Anc_3.300), which translates to MLNSKNIKEVLESTLDSIAIPLISYESNKLQSSALVSGTTGSVLSFAMSNTDENGFGSSDAHSVNNVKVMSLLVKEKWVDDENTPSEQTTTSCYTYEIPKAATQGFGMDSDTTEPLITRVYIYELERLRACVAQLPKSDILLLFIASNEYPYGLLVKKMKASILSFRSLFEYKLE; encoded by the coding sequence ATGTTGaattccaaaaatataaaagaagtGTTAGAATCCACTTTGGATTCAATTGCTATTCCATTGATTTCATatgaatcaaataaattacaatCGTCTGCGTTAGTATCTGGCACAACAGGTTCTGTTTTATCGTTCGCCATGTCTAACACTGATGAGAATGGATTTGGCTCGTCAGATGCTCATTCGGTGAATAATGTAAAAGTGATGAGTCTTTTggttaaagaaaaatgggttgatgatgaaaatacCCCGTCGGAGCAAACAACAACGAGTTGTTACACGTATGAGATACCAAAGGCAGCCACTCAAGGGTTTGGGATGGATTCAGATACAACTGAACCTCTAATTACAAGAGTATACATATATGAATTAGAACGATTGCGTGCATGTGTCGCGCAATTACCAAAGAGCGATATCCTATTATTGTTTATAGCTAGCAACGAGTATCCATATGGATTGCtagtgaaaaaaatgaaagcATCGATACTCTCATTTAGGAGtctatttgaatataaattagAATAA
- the HEM12 gene encoding uroporphyrinogen decarboxylase HEM12 (similar to Saccharomyces cerevisiae HEM12 (YDR047W); ancestral locus Anc_3.294), producing MSAAQSIDRSQFAPLKNDLILRAARGEVVERPPCWIMRQAGRYLPEYHDVKGKRDFFETCRDAEVAAEITIQPVRRYKGLIDAAIIFSDILVIPQAMGMKVELIDGKGPHFPEPLRTPSDLQKVLDYEVDVLKELDWAFKAITLTRKNLNGEVPLFGFCGGPWTLLVYMSEGGGSRLFRYAKEWINLYPELSHKLLQKITDVAVEFLAQQVVAGAQILQVFESWGGELSSVDFDEFSLPYLKNIVERVPKRLIELGITEHVPMTVFSKGSWYALDKLCNSGFDTVSLDWSWDPKEAVKINNGRVVLQGNLDPGVIYGSDEIITKKVQYMIENFNGSKKNYIINFGHGTHPFMDTEKIRFFLKECHRLGSN from the coding sequence ATGTCGGCTGCACAATCAATTGACCGTTCCCAATTTGCACCTTTAAAGAATGATTTGATTCTAAGAGCTGCTAGAGGTGAAGTGGTAGAGCGTCCACCATGTTGGATTATGCGTCAAGCAGGTCGTTACTTGCCAGAATATCATGATGTCAAGGGTAAGCGTGATTTCTTTGAGACTTGTCGTGATGCTGAAGTTGCTGCTGAAATTACAATCCAACCAGTTAGACGTTACAAGGGTTTGATTGATGCTGCCATTATATTTAGTGATATTTTAGTCATTCCACAAGCAATGGGTATGAAAgttgaattaattgatgGTAAGGGCCCTCATTTTCCTGAACCATTAAGAACTCCAAGTGACCTTCAAAAAGTTTTGGATTATGAAGTGGATGTCCTAAAAGAATTAGATTGGGCTTTCAAAGCAATTACGTTGACAAGAAAAAACCTAAATGGTGAAGTACCATTATTCGGGTTTTGCGGTGGTCCATGGACTCTACTTGTGTACATGTCAGAAGGTGGAGGTTCTCGTTTATTTAGATATGCAAAAGAATGGATTAATTTATACCCTGAACTATCTCACAAGCtattacaaaaaattacaGATGTTGCTGTAGAATTTTTAGCTCAACAAGTTGTAGCAGGTGCACAGATCTTACAAGTCTTTGAAAGTTGGGGTGGTGAGTTATCATCTgttgattttgatgaattttCCTTACCATacttaaaaaatattgttgaaCGAGTTCCAAAAAGATTAATTGAGTTAGGTATCACCGAACATGTTCCAATGACCGTTTTCTCTAAGGGTTCATGGTATGCATTAGACAAATTGTGTAATTCTGGTTTCGATACTGTTTCCCTAGATTGGTCATGGGATCCAAAAGAAGCTGTCAAAATCAATAACGGAAGAGTTGTTTTACAAGGTAACTTGGATCCAGGTGTGATTTATGGTTctgatgaaattataaCTAAGAAAGTTCAATATATGATAGAAAATTTCAATGGATctaagaaaaattatattattaattttggaCATGGTACGCACCCATTTATGGATACTGAAAAGATcagattttttttaaaagaatgtCATAGACTTGGTTCAAactaa